Proteins from a genomic interval of Salmo trutta chromosome 39, fSalTru1.1, whole genome shotgun sequence:
- the LOC115179552 gene encoding sciellin, translating into MTESPMLQASISEISLETRLTDPPSLTPTQTLLSIPNRSVTKGLCSYCCKPMVAGANMILEDLQIYSHSSCFKCEVCHCPLGDLHVGDSMWLHRGTVHCEGCFSTTREKSLL; encoded by the exons atgACCGAGTCACCAATGCTCCAAGCTTCAATCAGTGAGATCAG tttAGAGACCAGACTCACTGACCCTCCCTCCCTGACTCCAACCCAGACTCTCCTCTCCATACCTAACAG GAGTGTGACCAAGGGCCTGTGTTCGTACTGCTGTAAACCAATGGTGGCTGGAGCCAACATGATCCTGGAGGATCTTCAGATCTACAGCCACTCATCCTGCTTCAAG tGTGAGGTGTGCCATTGTCCTCTAGGAGACCTCCATGTAGGAGACAGTATGTGGCTCCACAGAGGGACAGTGCACTGTGAAGGCTGCTTCAGCACAACCagag AGAAGTCTCTCCTCTAG